The genomic interval TGCCCGGAGTAGCTGTCTTATTATAATATCACTGGCGTATGACCGTTTTATTGATTCACTAGCTTTAATAGTCCTCAACGTAAGAGCATGAGCTTTCTGCCATACAATAAGTCCCTTGTAATTCATTATTCTATCCCTTCCCCCTAATCTCTACCCCCTAATCTCTAATCCCTATTCTTTATTCATATCATGTATGGCTTTAATCCCTATCAGCGTCAGGTCGGGATTGACTTTATCTATGGTCTTGGACTCTTTGGCGATAATCCCCGCGTACCCCCCGGTGGCCACCACCATCGCCTTTTCCCCCAGCTCTTCCCGTATCCTCCCCACGATGCCGTCGATAAGCCCCGCCCACCCGAAGATGATGCCGGACTGCATGGCGGAAACGGTGTTGGGCCCGATGGCCTTTTTCGGCCGCACCAGCTCCACGCGCGGCAGGGCGGCGGTGCGCGTATACAGCGCCTCGGCGGAGATGCCTATCCCCGGCGCTATCACGCCCCCCAGGTAATCGCCGTCGCGGGAAACGGTGGCGAAAGCCGTGGCCGTCCCCAGCGCCACCACGATTACCGGCGGCTTGTAGAGCTTCAGCGCGGCGGCCGCGTTGGCGATAAGGTCGGAGCCTATTTCCCGCGGGTTCTCGTAGCGGATGCGCACCCCCGTCTTGACGCCCGGCCCCACCACCAGCGACTTCACACTAAAATACTTCAGCATCAGTTCGTGGAAAATGGTCAGCAGCGGCGGCACCACGCAGCTTATTGCCCCCTCGGTGATTTCCTCCGGCGCTATTTTCTGGTGGCGCAGCAGGTCCAGCAGCATGATGCCGTATTCGTCCGCCATGCGGTGCACGCCGGTGGAGATGCGCCAGTTGGCGCGGAGTTTGTCACCGTCGAACAGTCCTATCTTGATGTTGGTGTTGGCTATGTCAAAAACCAGCAGCATATTGCACCCCCGTTCCACCGCTGTGTTTCAGTCGGTTCATGACCGCCGGCAGTGCCGGCAGCAAATCGGAAGCGAGCACCCCGGCCTCGCCTATTTCTGTTCTTAGTTGTTCGCCGGCGGCGCTGTGTAAATAAACGCCTAGCGAAGCGGCGTCGTAAAGGTTGAGCCCCTGTGCCGCCAGCCCGGTGATGACCCCCGCCAGCACATCGCCCGTCCCCGCCGCCGCCAGCACGGGATTGGCGAAAGGGCTGACCCGGCAGCGCCCGTCCGCCGCGGCGATGACCGTAAAAGCCCCCTTGAGCACCACCGTTTTCCCCCACAGGGCGGCGAACTTGCGGGCGGTATTGAGACGGTCCGCCTGCACTTTTTCTATGGATAGATTGCCGAGCCTGGCCATCTCGCCGGGGTGGGGGGTCAGTATGGTGTTGTCCGGTATCTTTTGCCACCACTCCGGTATCCCGGCCAGTATATTCAGGGCGTCCGCGTCCAGCACCAGCGGCGGCAGCCCCGGTTTGAAAAGCAGTGAGGCTATAAATTCCGCCGATGACGGGTCCTGCGCGATGCCGCACCCGGCCAGCAGGACGTTATATTTGGCGTACTCGTGGCGTATGATGTCCGCCGCCTCTACCGCCACCACGCCCCGCCTGGTCTCCGGCAAGGGCAGGTAGGTGGCTTCGGCCAGCCGTGAGGCTACTACCGACTGCACGGTGCCGGTGGCGGCCAGCGTTACCAGCCCCGCCCCGGCGCGCAGCGCCCCGCCGCAGGCTAAATAGGCGGCGCCGGTGTAGTTTATAGACCCCGCTATTATCAGCGCCTTGCCGAAGGTGCCCTTATTGGCGTGGCGCGGGCGTGCGGGCAGCGCCCCGGCGGCCCATCCCGCCGTGAGCAGCTCGGTATGGATATTGTCCGCCAGAGAAGCCGCGATGCCGATATCCGCAATCTTAATTAGTCCCGCCCTGTCCGCCCCGGGGAAACAGAACAGCCCCGGCTTGGGAAAAGCCAGCGTCACCGTCAGGTCGGCGGCGGGGCAGGCGGGGTCGATGGCGCCGTTGTCCGCGTCCATGCCGGACGGCAAATCCACGGCAATTATTTTAAATCCCCGATTTATTTTAACGGAATTCACTCTTTCCAGCGTTTGCTTGAAGATGCCCTCCAGCGGGCGCATCCTGCCCGTGCCCAGCAGGGCGTCTATCACGCCGGTGGCGTTGTCCAGCAGTGCATCGAGTTTGACCGAGTTTTTATCATGTTCCGCCTCGATGCAGGTCACGCCGCTTTCTTTTACCAGTTGTAGATTGGCGTCATTGGCGGGACGGGCGCTGCAAAGATAGACGGATACTTTAGCCCCCCACCCGTGCAGGTAGCGCGCCGCCACCAGGCCGTCCCCACCGTTATTCCCCGCCCCTATAAGGCACAGGATGTGCTGTTTTTTCACGCCGCCCAGGAAGTCCCGCGTCTCTTCCGCCACCGCCCGGCCGGCGTTTTCCATTAGCAGGCTGGTGGGCGTGCCCAGGCGGGCGCACTCTTTATCAATATCCCTCATTTGCGCGGCGGTTACTATTTTCATCAGGGTTATGTTTACTCCGTTGAATTGAGTGTAGCAATAATCGTGATTACGGTCAAGGGATTAGCCTTGATTTCCGGCGTTAGTTGGTATGCATGTTGATTATGCAATCTTTCAGGGTATCGGCGTCCCCCTTTAAATAAGTCGCAGATTCCGTATCAGTGAAGAATCGGAAGGAGACAAAAGAGAAAAATTGGTAATCCTGCTATCTATCGTCCCTCTCCCTGCCGGCGGGGAGAGGGAAAAGAGGGAAAGGGGTTAGCAGACAATACCCCTTCCTTCTTCCCCCCCCCCTAAACTTAACATAAATCAATAAACAACTCCTGGGGATTTGAAGCAGACTTGTCATAAAACAATAAAACAATTCCCCAAAGCTGTTTACGTACGACATTTCCGGGAAATTTTAAAAAATAATCCGGGTCCTAGAACCTGTTCTTGTGTATCACGTCCCGGAGGGCTTTCTTGGGCACGTGCCGCACGTTCTTGTCGTCGACATAGATATTAGTAGAATCTCCGGCCACATCCGTTACCGGAGTCTCGTCCGGGTAGCCCATCGCTATCACCAGGGCTATATCGTAGTCCTCCGGTATATCCAGGATGAGCTTGAGCTCTTTTTCGTTGAACATCAGTATCGGGCAGCAGCCCAGGCCCTGCTCCAGCGCGGTCAGTATGACATTCTCCGCCGCCATCCCCGCGTCCATCAGCGTCACGCGCCGCCGGTTCCCGTCGCCCTCCTTCGCTTTGTTTATCAGGATGAGGGTATACGCTTTAGGGGTCTGGGTGGGGGCGGGGCCGCCCTTGTCCGGCGGCAGCTTGGCCGACCCGCCGATGTGCTCGAAGACGCCGGGCAGCACCCCGGCGTCGTTGATGACGATGTACTCGCAGAGCTGCTGGTTACGGCCGCTGGGGGCCAGTCGCGCAGCGTCGATGCACTTTTCCAGGACGGCGTCCGGGATGGCTTTATCTTGGAAGCGGCGGATAGACCGCCGTTTGGTGGTGGCTTCATAAACGTTCATGGTGAGACCTCCGCATATATACTGAACACCCTAATTCTCGGCCATGCCGGCGAGTTTTTCAAGTCGGCGCAGCATGGCCGCCCAGTGGGTGCCGCGCCAGTAAACGCGGCGGCAGGCGGGGCACGCCACGTACTTGCTCTGCGTTTGAAAAACGTGCGGCGGCACCCGGTCTTTGACCTCCGCCGGAGAAATATCAACCAGGGGCTCGTTGCATTCCAGGCAAAGCGTAAAGGGGTGCGCTTGCTCTTTTAGGTTGAACCCGCTGACCACCTGCCGCATCTGCTCTTCCGGCTTTTCCGTCTGGAACAGGATGACCTTGAGCCTTCCGGTCACGGCCGCCCTGCGCTTGATAATACCGGTGTCCCGTGTCAGCAGAATCCTGTCTTCCGCCAGCGCCTGCCGCACCATTTCCCCGTCGTCCTCCCCGGTGAAAAATGCGCTGTCGTAGCCCATCATGCGCAGCCATCGCGCCAGCTTGCCCACGTTGTGGTCGACGATGAATTTCAGCTCGCTGATGGCTGGCCTCCCAAAGAGAACTCAAGACTGAAGGGTGTGATGAAAGCTACGCCTTTTCGGACATGGTGAAAGGGTTATAGCTGGTGGCGTAGTCGTAGGCGTCGACGCCCTCTTTACGTTTCAGCCAGTTGACGATGCCGTAGGTGGCGGGCGTCAGTACGGTCTCGATAACCACCTTGGCTATCCAGTGGTTCAATATGGTGGAAGGGACGAAAAGGGGGGTGCCGATGAACGCCAGCGTTAGAAACACGCCGCTGTCCAGCCCCTCCCCCACGATGGTAGAGCCGATAGTCCGGCTCCACAGCCAGCGCCCCTTGGTCAGTATTTTCATCCGGGAGAGGATATAGGAGTTGGTGAACTCTCCCACCAGGTAGCCGCTGAAAGACGCCGCCAGTATGCGCGGCGTGTGTCCCAGTATCGTCTCGTACTGCTCCTGCCACTGCCAGAAAGAGGCCGCCGGCAATATCTGCGCTATCCAGGCGAAGAACACGAAAATCAGGTTGCAGCCGAAGCCCAGCCAGATAACCCGCCGCGCTGTTTTGTAGCCGTAGACCTCGGTCAAAATGTCCCCGAAGATGTAGCTTAAAGGGAAAACGATAACCGCTGCCGGCAGCGCTGCCGGGCCGAAGTTGACGAATTTGATGACGACGGTGTTGGCGGTAATCAGGCAGGTGATATATATACCGATGATGATTACCATGCGGTAGGAGATTTTCATCGGCTATATCCAGCGGCGTTTGCGGAAGAAAATAAGCATGACCACGGCGATGACGGCCATGACGATGATTATTGTGATAAATGTGGTCAGGCCGCCTTCTTCAATGCCTCCGGGAGTAAAGACGTTCATGCCGTAAATGCTGGAAATTGTCAGGAAAGGCAGCAGAATGGTGGAAAAGATGGTGAGGATGCGCATCACCCGGTTAAGGCGGTCGGTGCTTAAAACAACATCGGTATCCTTGAATACCTCGATTATCTCCTTGCATTCGTCCAGGGTATTGCATATCCGGTTCATGTGGTCCATGAGGTCGTTAAAGTACGCGGTGACGTCCGTTTTGCTGAAACGCTTCAGCTTGTTTTCCATCTCCGTGAACAGATCGCGGGTGGGGAACATGACCGCCCGCTGCGTAATGATGTCCCGGCGCAGGATGCTCAGTTCCTTGGCTGCCTCAATGTCCTCGTCGAATACGGCGTCTTCCACGTCCTCCATCAGGTTCAGGATTTTATCCAGGACGGGCAGGTAGGAGTCTATGGCGCGGTCCAGTATCCGGTAGAGCAGGAAGCCGGAGCCGTTGACCATGTATTCGTTGCGGGCGTCTTCGTTGGCCTGGCAATCGCGGAAAAGCGCCATCAGGGTTTTCATTACCGCGGTATTGACCGTAACGATGTACTTGTCCCCGATGAAAGCCGACCATTGTCTCTTGGAGGCGATGCGGGTCTCTTTGTGGTAGAAGGGGAAGTGAAAGATGAAGAAAATGTAGCCGGGATAGCTGTCTATTTTGGATACCTGGCGGCGGCTGAGGCAGTCGTCCAGGGTCAGCTCGTGGAAATGATAGTTGTCCGCCAGCCAGTCCATTTCCGCCTGCGTGGCAGTCTCGATATTGACCCAGGTCAAATCCTCCCAGGTGAGGATATCGATATCCAGTTTTTCAAGTGCCGGTTCTTGCAGGAGCCCCTTTTTCTTGGCGCTGTCTCTGTTCCAGTTGAATATCTTAGCCATGACCGCGACCTCTTAAACCGGGCTGTTGTTTTATTTTAACATAATATATGGAGTTAAGGAATACCCTGTTAGCACTAAAAAAACGGTGGATTGGTAAGCAATAAGTACGATGGGGACAGCCTTGGCGATTTCAGCAGCTCTATTGTCCCACTTTGAAAAAGGGGGATAAAGGGGGATTTTCGTAAGAGTCTCACGTTCGCCCAAATGTTATCAGGGTTCTCTAAGAAAGACAGGGGGAATTACTGGAATCCCTCTCCCTTTACCAAAGGGAGGCGATAGCCTTTTTACATTTGCTTTTAACGAAAAAGCAGCTCTATTGTCCCACTTTGAAAAAGGGGGACTAAAGGGGATTTTTTCAATGTAAAAACAGCGGGCCGGGGCCTGCCGTTTTTCAGTAAACCCCGGCGCCGCATTATGAGCCTGGAGGGGAAAAGGGGAGGATAGCTACTTTCTTTCCAGGATTACCGCCATGCCCTGCCCCCCGCCGATGCAGAGGGTGGCCAGGCCGAAGTGCAGGTTGTGCCGCTTCATTTCGTTCATCAGGGAGATGATGATGCGGGTGCCGGTGCAGCCGATGGGATGCCCCAGCGAGATGCCGCCGCCGTACAGGTTGGTCTTGCTCATGTCGATATCCAGCTCGCGGATACAGCCGATGGACTGTGAGGCGAAAGCCTCGTTCAACTCGATGTAGTCGATGTCCTTGAGCGTCAGCCCGGCCAGCTTGAGGGCTTTGCGGGTGGCGGGAATAACGCCCAGGCCCATGTAGGCCGGGTCCACGCCGCCGGTGGCGTAAGCTTTAACGGAAACGATGGGTTTCACGCCCAGCTCCTTGGCTTTGTTGGCGGACATTACCAAGACCGCGGCGCCGGCATCGGTAATCGCTGATGCGTTGCCCGCGGTCACGCCGCCGTCCGCTTTGAACACGGTGGGCAGCTTGCCCAGCGCTTCCAGGGAGGTCTCCCGGGGGTGCTCGTCCACTTCAAACGCCTTGGTCTCTCTCTTGATTTTAATGTCTACCGGCACGATTTCATCCTTGAAAATGCCGTTCTTGATAGCCGCCAGGGCGCGGTTATTGCTTTCCAGCGCGAACGCGTCCTGCTCCTGGCGGGAAATGCCGTACTTGGTGGCGATGTTTTCCGCGGTCATGCCCATGTGGTAGTTGTAAAACGTTTCCCACAGGCCGTCGAAGACCATGCCGTCCACCATCTCGGCGTTGAACATGCGGGCGCCCCAGCGGGCTTTGGGCATGAAATAGGGGACGGAGCTCATGTTTTCCATGCCTCCGGCAATAACCACCTCGGCGTCGCCGGCTTTGATGGACTGCGCGGCCAGGGCCACGGCCTTCATGCCGGACGCGCATACTTTATTGACGGTAAAGGCGTTGACTTCCTTGGGGACGCCGGCGTAAATAGCGGCCTGGCGCGCGGGGTTCTGCCCCTGCCCGGCCTGGATCACGTTGCCGAAGATGACCTCGTCCACCTGGACGCCCTGCAATGAGCTATCCCAGTTAGCGTATTTCTTTTCCAGGTCGGTCAGTCCCTGGTCCTTGAGCGATTCCGGCCCGTAGCTGGCGTCGCCCTTGGGCTTGAGCCCAGCCTTCTTCATGGCGCCCTGGATAACCGTGCTGCCCAGCTTTACCGCCGAGACATCCTGCAGGGCTCCCCCGAAGTTGCCGATGGCCGTCCTGGCTCCGCTTACTATTACTGCTTCACTCATATCGTTGTTCTCCTTTATTTTATTTGTCATTCCAGCGCAAGCTGGAATCCAGGGAAGGGGTATGGGGAGGTCTGGACTCTGGCTTCCGCCAGCATGACGCCCGTGACTTTAGAAGATGAATAGTCCTGCGCCGCCGCTGACCTCTATGGCTTCACCGGTTATATAGCTGGCCCCCTCGGAGGCCAGGAAGACGACCACGTTGCTGATTTCCTGCGGCGTGCCGGCGCGGCGTATCGCTATGCTCTTGGCGATGCGCTCCTGGAACTCCGGCGTCACTTCATGGAAAGCCCCGCCGTCCACTATCCCCAGCACCACCGCGTTGCAGGTCACGCCCTTGCGGGCGGTCTCCAGCGCCACCGTCTTGGTCAGGCCTATAAGCCCGGATTTGGTGGCGGCATAGCTGCACTGTCCCGCGCCGCCCATGGTCCCGGCGATGGAGGAAACATTAATGATGCGTCCCCACCCCCGCTCCGTCATGCCCGGCAGGCAGCGCTTTATCGTGTTGAAGGGACCGGTCAGGTTGACATTTAAATCGTGAACCCAGTCCTCGGCCTTCATTTTGACGATGGTCACCGCCCGCACTATGCCGTCGGCGGCGTTGTTCACCAGGACGTCCACTGGCCCCAGCGTTTTTTCCACGGAGGCTACGCCGGCTTCCACCTCTTCGGCATTGGCCACATCCATCTTGAGTGCCATCGCCTGTTTCCCTTTTTTAACTATTTGCGCCACCACGTCCTTGGCTTTTTCCATGTGATTGTGCGCGACTACGGCTACCTTGTACCCGGCATCGGCTAGGGACAGGCAATGCACGCTGCCGAGTCCGCCCGAACCGCCCGTAACCAGGGCTACTTTTGCTTCGGTGCTCATAACGCCACTCTCCCGACTATATTCGTAAAAACTGGATTTAAGATGGCAGGCCGGAGTGAATACCCTGATAAATTGTAGCATAGGGGTAGGTTGGCGTCAAAGATACCGGTGGCCGGCCGGGCTTTCCGGTCCCGGGGTGGGGCGGATTCCTGAACATTATTGTCAGCCAATGTGTTTATCGTTATAATGCA from Dehalococcoidales bacterium carries:
- a CDS encoding type III pantothenate kinase, encoding MLLVFDIANTNIKIGLFDGDKLRANWRISTGVHRMADEYGIMLLDLLRHQKIAPEEITEGAISCVVPPLLTIFHELMLKYFSVKSLVVGPGVKTGVRIRYENPREIGSDLIANAAAALKLYKPPVIVVALGTATAFATVSRDGDYLGGVIAPGIGISAEALYTRTAALPRVELVRPKKAIGPNTVSAMQSGIIFGWAGLIDGIVGRIREELGEKAMVVATGGYAGIIAKESKTIDKVNPDLTLIGIKAIHDMNKE
- a CDS encoding NAD(P)H-hydrate dehydratase, which gives rise to MKIVTAAQMRDIDKECARLGTPTSLLMENAGRAVAEETRDFLGGVKKQHILCLIGAGNNGGDGLVAARYLHGWGAKVSVYLCSARPANDANLQLVKESGVTCIEAEHDKNSVKLDALLDNATGVIDALLGTGRMRPLEGIFKQTLERVNSVKINRGFKIIAVDLPSGMDADNGAIDPACPAADLTVTLAFPKPGLFCFPGADRAGLIKIADIGIAASLADNIHTELLTAGWAAGALPARPRHANKGTFGKALIIAGSINYTGAAYLACGGALRAGAGLVTLAATGTVQSVVASRLAEATYLPLPETRRGVVAVEAADIIRHEYAKYNVLLAGCGIAQDPSSAEFIASLLFKPGLPPLVLDADALNILAGIPEWWQKIPDNTILTPHPGEMARLGNLSIEKVQADRLNTARKFAALWGKTVVLKGAFTVIAAADGRCRVSPFANPVLAAAGTGDVLAGVITGLAAQGLNLYDAASLGVYLHSAAGEQLRTEIGEAGVLASDLLPALPAVMNRLKHSGGTGVQYAAGF
- a CDS encoding nitroreductase family protein is translated as MNVYEATTKRRSIRRFQDKAIPDAVLEKCIDAARLAPSGRNQQLCEYIVINDAGVLPGVFEHIGGSAKLPPDKGGPAPTQTPKAYTLILINKAKEGDGNRRRVTLMDAGMAAENVILTALEQGLGCCPILMFNEKELKLILDIPEDYDIALVIAMGYPDETPVTDVAGDSTNIYVDDKNVRHVPKKALRDVIHKNRF
- a CDS encoding Mut7-C RNAse domain-containing protein, with the protein product MSELKFIVDHNVGKLARWLRMMGYDSAFFTGEDDGEMVRQALAEDRILLTRDTGIIKRRAAVTGRLKVILFQTEKPEEQMRQVVSGFNLKEQAHPFTLCLECNEPLVDISPAEVKDRVPPHVFQTQSKYVACPACRRVYWRGTHWAAMLRRLEKLAGMAEN
- a CDS encoding queuosine precursor transporter yields the protein MKISYRMVIIIGIYITCLITANTVVIKFVNFGPAALPAAVIVFPLSYIFGDILTEVYGYKTARRVIWLGFGCNLIFVFFAWIAQILPAASFWQWQEQYETILGHTPRILAASFSGYLVGEFTNSYILSRMKILTKGRWLWSRTIGSTIVGEGLDSGVFLTLAFIGTPLFVPSTILNHWIAKVVIETVLTPATYGIVNWLKRKEGVDAYDYATSYNPFTMSEKA
- a CDS encoding magnesium transporter CorA family protein is translated as MAKIFNWNRDSAKKKGLLQEPALEKLDIDILTWEDLTWVNIETATQAEMDWLADNYHFHELTLDDCLSRRQVSKIDSYPGYIFFIFHFPFYHKETRIASKRQWSAFIGDKYIVTVNTAVMKTLMALFRDCQANEDARNEYMVNGSGFLLYRILDRAIDSYLPVLDKILNLMEDVEDAVFDEDIEAAKELSILRRDIITQRAVMFPTRDLFTEMENKLKRFSKTDVTAYFNDLMDHMNRICNTLDECKEIIEVFKDTDVVLSTDRLNRVMRILTIFSTILLPFLTISSIYGMNVFTPGGIEEGGLTTFITIIIVMAVIAVVMLIFFRKRRWI
- a CDS encoding acetyl-CoA C-acetyltransferase, whose protein sequence is MSEAVIVSGARTAIGNFGGALQDVSAVKLGSTVIQGAMKKAGLKPKGDASYGPESLKDQGLTDLEKKYANWDSSLQGVQVDEVIFGNVIQAGQGQNPARQAAIYAGVPKEVNAFTVNKVCASGMKAVALAAQSIKAGDAEVVIAGGMENMSSVPYFMPKARWGARMFNAEMVDGMVFDGLWETFYNYHMGMTAENIATKYGISRQEQDAFALESNNRALAAIKNGIFKDEIVPVDIKIKRETKAFEVDEHPRETSLEALGKLPTVFKADGGVTAGNASAITDAGAAVLVMSANKAKELGVKPIVSVKAYATGGVDPAYMGLGVIPATRKALKLAGLTLKDIDYIELNEAFASQSIGCIRELDIDMSKTNLYGGGISLGHPIGCTGTRIIISLMNEMKRHNLHFGLATLCIGGGQGMAVILERK
- a CDS encoding SDR family NAD(P)-dependent oxidoreductase produces the protein MSTEAKVALVTGGSGGLGSVHCLSLADAGYKVAVVAHNHMEKAKDVVAQIVKKGKQAMALKMDVANAEEVEAGVASVEKTLGPVDVLVNNAADGIVRAVTIVKMKAEDWVHDLNVNLTGPFNTIKRCLPGMTERGWGRIINVSSIAGTMGGAGQCSYAATKSGLIGLTKTVALETARKGVTCNAVVLGIVDGGAFHEVTPEFQERIAKSIAIRRAGTPQEISNVVVFLASEGASYITGEAIEVSGGAGLFIF